A genomic stretch from Rhinatrema bivittatum chromosome 9, aRhiBiv1.1, whole genome shotgun sequence includes:
- the LOC115099440 gene encoding carboxypeptidase N subunit 2-like yields MLPAVLLLLFLAIPRGLFAQACPLSCNCFTNQKVFCSEEDMNEVPQDIKKRFTEIVFVATSISVLRTGSFTNYTGLEKIVFLNNNLVFLEPGAFIGSPNLTELEITGNPLLSTLNAGVFDDLVDLNKLIVAHNAIQNLSKALFDDMENLKVLKLQGNKIDSICDGIFDQLKHLNVLSLGLNQITTLPEGLFSHLSKLKILHLNENKIASFPANMFLNLTELTDLALEGNIIKELPTNIFSQLFQLQKLRLQNNSIVDLPATVFSSLLNLVFLNLDNNQLETVPDGLFHATPNLFKLSLKWNKLKTVPEGIFSKLFKVKTIVLSNNQITALPKRTFMGLLALTKLYLENNRLTCIDRELLENLTSLEVLHLSDNHLQTLPEGIFDAHYNLASVTLHNNPWNCDCRLDYLLHWLREITDLSQSSQMQCESPADLKGKAVLLLDREKLECSSPESAADISFSLRWGQATHRFLNSSNLKNTSSIPCTYSSLDEVTFLTCEILTCHSLKVNFLVQDESEKQGLKYSSVNDWILNSNCTIATVNITIKYT; encoded by the coding sequence ATGCTTCCCGCAGTGCTTCTGCTCCTTTTCTTAGCCATCCCCCGTGGCCTGTTTGCCCAGGCCTGCCCGCTTTCTTGCAACTGCTTCACGAACCAAAAGGTCTTCTGCTCAGAAGAGGACATGAACGAAGTCCCACAAGACATCAAGAAACGTTTCACTGAAATAGTCTTTGTGGCAACCTCCATTTCTGTGTTGAGAACAGGGTCCTTCACAAATTACACGGGACTGGAAAAGATAGTTTTCCTCAACAATAATTTAGTATTTTTGGAACCAGGTGCATTTATTGGCTCGCCTAATCTTACTGAGCTTGAAATTACAGGCAACCCCTTATTATCAACTTTAAATGCTGGGGTTTTTGATGATCTGGTTGACCTGAATAAGCTCATTGTTGCACACAATGCCATCCAAAATCTTTCAAAAGCATTGTTTGATGACATGGAAAACTTGAAAGTTTTGAAGTTGCAGGGGAACAAAATTGATAGTATTTGCGACGGGATCTTTGATCAGCTGAAGCATCTAAATGTGCTAAGCCTGGGCTTGAACCAGATCACCACACTTCCAGAAGGGCTCTTCAGCCACCTCAGCAAGCTTAAAATCCTTCACcttaatgaaaacaaaatagcTAGTTTCCCAGCCAACATGTTTCTCAACCTTACTGAACTCACTGATCTCGCCTTAGAAGGAAATATTATTAAAGAGCTCCCAACCAACATTTTCTCACAACTATTCCAGTTGCAGAAACTGCGTCTCCAGAACAACTCCATTGTGGACCTTCCTGCTACAGTGTTTTCCTCCTTGTTGAACCTTGTTTTCTTAAATCTGGACAACAACCAGCTTGAAACCGTCCCCGATGGCCTTTTCCATGCCACTCCCAACTTATTTAAATTGTCTCTAAAGTGGAACAAGCTCAAGACTGTACCAGAGGGAATTTTCAGCAAGTTATTCAAGGTGAAAACGATCGTGCTGTCTAATAACCAGATCACGGCATTGCCTAAAAGAACCTTTATGGGCTTATTGGCCCTCACCAAGCTCTACCTGGAAAATAACCGCCTCACCTGCATAGATAGAGAGTTGCTTGAAAATTTGACCAGCTTGGAAGTTCTCCATCTTTCTGATAACCACCTGCAAACTCTCCCAGAGGGAATATTTGATGCCCATTACAACCTGGCTTCTGTTACTCTGCACAACAACCCCTGGAACTGTGACTGTCGTCTTGACTATCTCTTGCACTGGCTCCGTGAAATCACAGATTTGTCTCAGAGTTCCCAGATGCAGTGTGAAAGCCCAGCTGACTTGAAGGGGAAAGCCGTCCTGCTCCTGGACAGAGAGAAGCTGGAATGTTCTTCACCCGAGAGCGCTGCAGACATTTCGTTCTCCTTGAGATGGGGACAAGCCACCCACAGGTTTCTGAATTCCAGCAATCTGAAGAACACCTCGTCGATCCCCTGCACCTACAGTTCTCTGGATGAGGTCACTTTCCTTACCTGTGAGATACTGACCTGTCACAGCCTAAAAGTTAATTTCCTTGTTCAGGATGAATCTGAAAAGCAAGGATTAAAATACAGTTCCGTCAATGACTGGATTTTAAATTCAAACTGTACCATTGCTACTGTCAATATTACTATCAAGTATACTTAA